A region of Vitis vinifera cultivar Pinot Noir 40024 chromosome 15, ASM3070453v1 DNA encodes the following proteins:
- the LOC104881738 gene encoding uncharacterized protein LOC104881738 translates to MKEGESVDAYFARTLIIANKMKIHGENMQQVVIIEKILRSMTSRFDYVVCSVEESNNLDTLTIDELQSSLLEANYAELEEKEEMLLMSYVELNQSRREDVWFLDSGCSNHMCANKEWFLDLDEEFRQSVKLGNNSKMAVLGKDNIRLQIAGVTQIWASKFQGFENIAI, encoded by the exons ATGAAAGAGGGTGAGAGTGTTGATGCGTACTTCGCTCGAACACTCATCATAGCAAACAAGATGAAGATTCATGGTGAAAACATGCAGCAAGTGGTGATCATTGAAAAGATCTTGAGATCAATGACCTCAAGGTTCGACTATGTCGTGTGTTCGGTTGAAGAGTCTAATAACTTAGACACCTTAACCATTGATGAGTTGCAGAGCAGCTTACTG GAAGCGAATTATGCTGAGCTTgaggagaaagaagaaatgTTGCTGATGTCATATGTGGAGCTTAATCAATCAAGGAGAGAAGATGTCTGGTTCCTTGACTCAGGGTGTAGCAATCATATGTGTGCAAATAAGGAGTGGTTTTTGGATCTTGATGAGGAATTCCGACAATCTGTGAAGCTCGGCAATAATTCCAAGATGGCTGTGTTGGGAAAGGATAACATTAGGTTGCAAATTGCTGGAGTTACTCAG ATATGGGCATCTAAGTTTCAAGGGTTTGAGAACATTGCAATATAA